In one Polaribacter sp. ALD11 genomic region, the following are encoded:
- a CDS encoding peptidylprolyl isomerase, whose protein sequence is MAILSKIRERSMFLIIIIGLALFAFVLDPSTLGDFFSSSKVNEVGEVNGEVISTQEFAKAIDQYKQQTGSSVSEMQAANTVWDNIVRKKIYKNQLEQAGITVGEQDVWNEVVNAPSVSNNPQFQNEAGLFDEGKFKAFLATTKKENPDMWSAWSNYMNQIKENAETNTYNKLVTAGLGASLKEGETEYLIENTKLSGQFVYVPYASIADSLVKIKKSEVAAYIKDNENQYKVEATRDISYVKFDIEATTEDEEAIKQDVAKLIENSLDRNNDARVGLKNTTDYKDFLAENNSDINLDLGYKYNASVNQTVAKQIFEGNEGDVFGPYKDQGFFKISKITEVTKMPDSVKASHILIPFIGSQSATSDVTRTKEQAEQLADSLLTVVKRSRSKFADLAKDFSSDKGSGAKGGDLDWFNYNRMTPAFRDYTFTNGKGSLGVVETPFGYHVIRVDDAKNNQTVLKLATFARKIVPSEATENDFFQKAEQFALAISKTTDYNALAKENGYNLRPAIGLKVLDENVPGLGNQRQIVSWAFKGDSDKGSFNRFDLQGSYVVAVVTAKSKKGLMSVEKAINSVRPILLNEKKAALISDKLKGSSLAEIAKANNTTVSTANNINLTNSSLSGVGSEPKVVGAMYSAELDKVYNSIEGSRGVFSFVLNKRELPTALPNYESNRKKIAESRKRLTFKIYEAIKKASDIEDNRENMYVSN, encoded by the coding sequence AAAGTAAATGAAGTTGGTGAAGTAAATGGAGAGGTTATTTCTACGCAAGAATTTGCAAAAGCAATCGATCAATATAAGCAACAAACAGGTAGTAGTGTTTCTGAGATGCAAGCAGCAAATACTGTTTGGGATAACATTGTTAGAAAAAAGATCTATAAGAACCAATTAGAGCAGGCAGGAATTACTGTTGGTGAACAAGATGTTTGGAACGAAGTAGTAAACGCGCCATCTGTTAGTAATAACCCACAGTTTCAAAATGAAGCAGGTTTATTTGATGAAGGAAAGTTTAAAGCTTTTTTAGCAACTACTAAAAAAGAGAATCCAGATATGTGGTCTGCTTGGTCTAATTACATGAACCAAATTAAAGAAAATGCAGAAACAAATACATATAATAAATTGGTTACTGCTGGTTTAGGAGCATCTTTGAAAGAAGGAGAAACTGAATATTTAATTGAAAACACAAAGTTAAGTGGTCAGTTTGTTTATGTACCCTATGCTAGTATTGCAGATAGTTTAGTGAAAATTAAGAAATCTGAAGTTGCAGCTTATATAAAAGACAACGAAAATCAATATAAAGTTGAAGCTACAAGAGATATTTCTTATGTAAAGTTTGACATAGAAGCAACTACAGAAGATGAAGAAGCAATTAAACAAGATGTAGCAAAATTAATAGAGAATTCTTTAGATAGAAATAATGACGCTAGAGTTGGTCTTAAAAATACTACAGATTATAAAGATTTTTTAGCTGAAAATAATTCTGATATTAATTTAGATTTAGGATATAAATACAATGCTTCAGTAAATCAAACAGTAGCAAAACAGATTTTCGAAGGAAATGAAGGAGATGTTTTTGGACCTTATAAAGATCAAGGTTTCTTCAAGATTTCTAAAATTACTGAAGTTACCAAAATGCCCGATTCTGTAAAAGCAAGTCATATTTTAATTCCTTTTATTGGTTCTCAAAGTGCTACGTCTGATGTAACAAGAACAAAAGAACAAGCAGAACAGTTAGCGGATAGTTTATTAACGGTTGTTAAAAGAAGCAGAAGTAAATTTGCTGATTTAGCGAAAGACTTTTCTTCAGACAAAGGTTCTGGCGCTAAAGGTGGAGATTTAGACTGGTTTAATTATAATAGAATGACACCTGCTTTTAGAGATTATACTTTTACAAACGGGAAAGGTTCTTTAGGTGTTGTAGAAACTCCTTTTGGTTACCATGTTATTAGAGTAGATGATGCTAAGAATAATCAAACAGTTTTAAAATTAGCTACTTTTGCAAGAAAAATTGTTCCTTCTGAGGCTACAGAAAATGATTTCTTTCAGAAAGCAGAACAATTTGCTTTGGCAATTTCTAAAACTACAGATTACAATGCTTTGGCAAAAGAAAATGGTTATAATTTAAGACCGGCAATTGGTTTAAAAGTATTAGATGAAAATGTTCCTGGGTTAGGAAACCAAAGACAAATAGTATCTTGGGCTTTCAAAGGAGATTCAGATAAAGGTAGTTTTAACCGTTTTGATTTACAAGGAAGTTATGTTGTTGCCGTAGTAACAGCCAAATCTAAAAAGGGTTTAATGTCTGTTGAGAAAGCTATTAATAGTGTAAGACCAATTTTGTTAAATGAAAAGAAAGCTGCTTTAATTTCAGATAAATTAAAAGGAAGTTCTTTAGCTGAAATTGCGAAAGCAAATAATACAACAGTAAGTACTGCAAATAACATTAACTTAACAAACTCTTCTTTATCTGGTGTTGGTTCAGAGCCTAAAGTTGTAGGAGCAATGTATAGTGCAGAATTAGATAAAGTATACAATAGTATAGAGGGTAGTAGAGGCGTGTTTTCTTTCGTTTTAAATAAAAGAGAATTACCAACTGCATTACCAAACTACGAATCAAACAGAAAGAAGATTGCAGAATCAAGAAAAAGATTGACTTTCAAAATATATGAGGCAATTAAAAAAGCTTCTGATATTGAAGATAACAGAGAAAATATGTACGTTTCGAACTAA
- the rho gene encoding transcription termination factor Rho, producing the protein MFEISELKAKTLAELQGISKSIGLTKTSQLKKLDLVYQILDTQAANPSKANVAATPKKEEVEKTEKPKRRRVTKKPQAVENTTPLEKTQVVENTETVTNIKTVEKTADVSTTEKPKPTPRPQRKPPVKKPIKAEEKKEVVISKVKEEKQEQKPANQPNRPQQNRNNPPQKNKNNNQSREKVNNSRSNGNKSTNRYRDPDFEFDGIIESEGVLEMMPDGYGFLRSSDYNYLSSPDDIYVSQSQIKLFGLKTGDTVRGNVRPPKEGEKYFPLIRVSKINGLNPNIVRDRVSFEHLTPLFPQEKFNLAEKGSSLSTRIIDLFSPLGKGQRGMIVAQPKTGKTMLLKDVANAIAANHPEVYQIVLLIDERPEEVTDMKRNVRGEVVASTFDEPADKHVKVANIVLEKAKRLVECGHDVVILLDSITRLARAYNTVAPASGKILSGGIDANALHKPKRFFGAARNIENGGSLTIIATALTETGSKMDEVIFEEFKGTGNMELQLDRNISNRRIYPAIDLIKSSTRRDDLLLDAKTVQRMWVLRKYLADMNPIEAMEFINDRIKLSKNNDEFLISMNG; encoded by the coding sequence ATGTTCGAAATCTCAGAACTGAAAGCAAAAACTCTTGCTGAATTACAAGGTATCTCTAAATCTATTGGTCTTACCAAAACTAGTCAGTTAAAAAAATTAGATTTAGTATATCAAATTTTAGATACACAAGCTGCAAATCCTTCAAAAGCAAACGTAGCTGCAACTCCTAAAAAAGAAGAAGTTGAAAAGACAGAAAAACCAAAAAGAAGACGTGTTACTAAAAAACCTCAAGCGGTAGAAAACACAACTCCTTTAGAGAAAACACAGGTTGTAGAAAATACTGAAACAGTTACGAACATTAAAACTGTTGAAAAAACTGCTGATGTTTCTACTACCGAAAAACCAAAACCTACTCCAAGGCCACAAAGAAAACCTCCTGTAAAAAAACCTATTAAAGCAGAAGAGAAAAAAGAGGTTGTTATTTCTAAGGTAAAGGAAGAAAAGCAAGAACAGAAACCTGCGAATCAACCAAACAGACCACAACAAAATAGAAACAATCCTCCCCAGAAGAACAAAAACAACAACCAGAGCAGAGAAAAAGTTAACAATAGTAGAAGTAACGGAAATAAATCTACAAATAGATATAGAGACCCTGACTTTGAATTTGATGGTATTATAGAAAGTGAAGGTGTTTTAGAAATGATGCCAGATGGCTATGGTTTCTTACGTTCTTCTGACTATAACTACTTATCATCACCAGATGATATATATGTTTCTCAATCTCAAATTAAGTTATTTGGTTTAAAGACTGGTGATACAGTAAGAGGAAATGTTCGTCCGCCAAAAGAAGGTGAAAAATATTTCCCTTTAATTCGAGTATCAAAAATTAACGGATTAAACCCTAACATTGTTAGAGATCGTGTTTCTTTTGAACATTTAACTCCATTGTTTCCTCAAGAAAAATTCAATTTAGCTGAAAAAGGAAGTTCTTTATCTACAAGAATTATCGATTTGTTTTCTCCTTTAGGAAAAGGACAACGTGGTATGATTGTAGCGCAACCTAAAACTGGTAAAACCATGTTATTAAAGGATGTAGCGAATGCTATTGCGGCGAATCACCCAGAAGTGTATCAAATTGTTTTATTGATTGATGAGCGTCCGGAAGAGGTTACAGACATGAAACGTAATGTACGTGGAGAAGTTGTAGCTTCAACTTTTGATGAACCGGCAGACAAACATGTAAAAGTGGCAAACATTGTTTTAGAAAAAGCAAAACGTTTGGTAGAGTGTGGACATGATGTTGTTATTCTTTTAGATTCAATTACACGTTTGGCAAGAGCTTACAATACTGTTGCACCAGCTTCAGGAAAAATACTTTCTGGTGGTATCGATGCAAATGCATTACACAAACCTAAACGTTTCTTTGGTGCTGCTAGAAACATAGAAAATGGTGGTTCTTTAACCATTATCGCAACTGCACTTACAGAAACTGGTTCTAAAATGGACGAAGTAATCTTCGAAGAATTTAAAGGAACAGGTAATATGGAACTTCAATTAGATAGAAATATTTCTAACAGAAGAATCTACCCAGCAATCGACTTAATTAAATCTTCTACAAGAAGAGACGATCTATTATTAGATGCGAAAACTGTACAGAGAATGTGGGTTTTACGTAAATATTTAGCAGATATGAATCCTATTGAAGCAATGGAATTCATTAATGATAGAATTAAATTATCTAAAAATAATGATGAGTTCTTAATCTCTATGAACGGATAA
- a CDS encoding DUF4293 domain-containing protein: MIQRVQTVYLLMASIISGVLIFVFNLWESIGKEVFAIDLLKSESYLLKVIPILFLVSAILAFVAIFIFKNRKLQFVIGRLTILINLILLGLLIYVSLTLPGEASVSEKGIGMFIPILAILLVVLANKAIKKDEDLVKSVDRLR, encoded by the coding sequence ATGATTCAAAGAGTACAAACAGTATATTTATTAATGGCTTCTATTATTTCTGGAGTTTTAATTTTTGTTTTTAATTTGTGGGAATCTATAGGTAAAGAAGTTTTTGCTATAGATTTGTTAAAAAGTGAATCTTACCTATTAAAGGTGATTCCTATTTTATTTTTAGTATCGGCAATTTTAGCATTTGTAGCTATTTTTATATTTAAAAATAGAAAATTACAATTTGTTATTGGTCGTTTAACAATTTTGATAAACCTTATTTTATTAGGATTATTGATTTATGTATCTCTAACACTACCTGGAGAAGCTTCTGTTTCGGAGAAAGGTATTGGGATGTTTATACCAATTTTGGCTATTTTGCTTGTTGTTTTGGCAAATAAAGCTATTAAAAAGGATGAAGATCTTGTAAAATCTGTAGATAGATTGCGATAA
- a CDS encoding response regulator transcription factor — MGKKIYVHVADDHKILIEGIIAVINTDEDIEIRDFSLTGQEVIDWFKKKENKADVLILDITMPVLDGFEVLKYFYDKRINQKVIVLSSYDDVKIVQEVLSLGASGYISKNNAGEHIVKAIKAVANGEQYFSDDIQNQLIKAISGQRARKGDMPEDFLFDSLTEREKDVLRLVTRELSTGEIADRMNISHHTVESYRKKLLRKLNVKNSVGLAMYAVKYKLV; from the coding sequence ATGGGAAAAAAAATATACGTTCACGTAGCTGATGACCACAAGATTTTAATTGAAGGAATCATAGCTGTAATAAATACTGATGAAGATATTGAAATTAGAGATTTTTCTTTAACCGGCCAAGAAGTAATTGATTGGTTTAAAAAAAAGGAAAACAAAGCAGATGTTTTAATATTAGATATTACCATGCCAGTTCTTGATGGTTTTGAAGTCCTAAAATATTTTTATGATAAAAGAATAAATCAGAAAGTAATTGTTTTATCTAGTTATGATGATGTAAAAATTGTTCAAGAGGTTTTAAGTTTAGGTGCAAGTGGCTATATCTCTAAAAATAATGCAGGCGAACATATTGTAAAAGCAATAAAGGCAGTTGCAAATGGAGAACAATATTTTAGTGATGATATTCAAAATCAATTGATAAAGGCAATATCAGGACAAAGAGCAAGAAAAGGAGACATGCCCGAAGATTTTTTATTTGATTCTCTAACAGAGAGAGAGAAAGATGTTTTAAGATTAGTTACAAGAGAATTAAGTACAGGTGAAATAGCAGATAGAATGAATATAAGCCATCATACTGTAGAATCATATAGAAAAAAATTATTAAGAAAATTAAATGTAAAAAACTCAGTAGGATTAGCAATGTATGCAGTAAAATATAAATTAGTATAA